In Molothrus aeneus isolate 106 chromosome 31, BPBGC_Maene_1.0, whole genome shotgun sequence, the genomic stretch TAGCCCTGAGACCCCATAGACCTGCTACCCCACAGCCCTGTGACCACGTGGCCCTGAGACCCCACAGCTCTGAGACCCCACAGCCCTGagaccccacagccctgctaCCCCATAGCCCTGCTACCCCACAGCCCTGTGACCACATGGCCCTGAAACCCCACAGCCCTGTGACCACATGGCCCTGAGACCCCATAGCCCTGAGACCCCACAGCTCTGAGACCCCACAGCCCTGTGACCACATGGCCCTGAGACCCCATAGCCCTGAGACCCCATAGCCCTGTGACCCACCCCACAAATCCATGACTCCACAGCCCCATGACCCTATAGCCCTTGACCCCAGAGCCCTGTGACCCCCCCAGCCAACCCAGACCCAGCTCCCCATGTCCCTTGGCACCCTGCCCCCATGCACAGTCTGgccccctgcacagctcagtcCCATGgcccccctgtgccagggaggctCTGGACGAGTCTGGCATTGCAGTTTATTGTAGGAAACCATGAAAATACAGCGTTTGTTGTAACAGAACCCAGGAGAAATGACAGCAGCTTGGACAGACCCCGGTGTGGGACTGTTGGCACAGCCCCCACAGCACTGGGGTTCCCTGGCGGGTCAGATCCAGACCCTGCAGGCCCAGCCCACCCCGGCCATGGGTTGGGCACCCAGAGGTGTAACGGGAGCCAAGTGTGGCCCTGAGGCCACGTGCAGGGCTGGCCAGGCACGTTGCTCCCCAaggacagggcagagcaggcggCAGGCACTGAGGTGCCCAGCAGCCCACGGAGGGACCCCACGCTGGCTgtgtgcaggggctgtgcctggctgcagccagaTGATCCACGTTGAAAATGAGCCATTTTACAAAACATCTTCACACCTtgttccagcccagcctccccccacctccctctcccccacccCAGCTGCCTCCCCCACCCCAACCAGCACCCAGCCTCTCCCCTGCACTGTCACCCCACTGTCACCTTCCAcccccctccctgcacagccctgtccccctcccTGACCCATCTCCAGGGCTGaccctctgccagccctgcccacagccccagcccagagcagcctggggctggctggagccAGGGGCAGGCAAACAGAGTGAGGAGGGGACGGCAAAGCTGTCCCAGTCCCCCCATCCCACAAAACAAACACCTGGCCTGTCCCCagtggtggcagggctggggccacccctgctctgctctgctctgctccctggccaCTTGTGTCCCCCTGGTGCTCGCAGGGTGCCCGGGGACATGTGGGGACCATGGGTGTGGCTCAGTCCAGCTTGGCAAAGTTCCCAATGGTCACTTTCCTCTCCTGCTTGTTGGCCACCAGCTCCTGGAGGTGCAGGGCCCCGCCTCCGATGAAGCAGAAGGCGGGGCAGACGGGCCCCGAGCAGTCCACGCCGCACTCCCAGAGCTCACGGAAGGACACGGCGTCGTAGAAGCTCACCTTGCCCTGCTCGTAGTCCAGGCAGATGCCAATGCGTGGGGGCAGGGGCACGGTGCAGCCGTTGGGGTCGCGGGACGTGAGGGCCGAGCCGTGGGACAGCAGGATCTTGCCCATGCCGATGGTGAGGAAGGCGTAGGGAGGAGGCGCCTCCACCGTTGTGTCCTCTGCCCCGCTGTCGTGGCCACTGTCGGGGTCATACCTGTGGAGAGGGGTCAGGTGAGTCCTCCCACGGGACAGGCTGGAGATCCCCCCACGCCTCCAGGGACAGGCACCCACCCAGGAGGGCCCTGCCCCACCTGTGGCCCCTCCACCTGCCATGCAGAGTACCCAGGTGCAGGGATCCAGCTCCAATACCCATCTGAGAAGGTGCCTCAGCACCCAGCAGCCCCCCTGGCTGGACTGGCTGCCCATGGGactccccagcagtgctgaaggAGTTTGTTCTGGGCCCAGTGGAGAGATGTTCCCTCCAGGAGCCCCCTGACACCCTGGTGGGGAGGTAGGAACAAACCCTGCACCCCCCAAGCTCACCTGGGGCTCACCACATCCTGTGGCACCTGGAACCACTCCTGCAGCTTGCTCTCCAGCCCCACGCCCACCTTGACCAGGTAGGAGCTGGGGTCCACGCAGCAGGCCCAGTAGCTCTTGCCCTGGGTGATGGCCACGTCGCCGATGACCAGGTCGATGGACAGGTGGCAGCTGGTCATCAGGCGCTCAGCGGCGAAGAGCATGGGGATGCCGGGCACACTGCGCACTGCGCGCTGGTCCTTGCTGATGGCCAGCCGGTCCCGGTTGAAGCCCCAGCGGTTGTCCAGGAAGAAGTTGAGGACTGTGGGGAGCAGACAAAGAGGAGAAAggtgagcagcacagcacagcggGGCGCCCCGCGTTGATCCAAGCACCCATCTGTGGTAGTCAGGtatcctctgaacagagagagacatagttctcccaggattttcctgggaagctgtgaaaaagctcagagaaagaattaaaacaattgtTATCTCAATCTCTGCACCTAGCAGCCAATCTCTGTTTGTCAAAGATGTTTACAAGAGGGAGCTGTCCCTTCTTGACCAACAGGTGAGAGAAGATTCCTAAAGGCCAATCAGGTCTTAGGTCCACCATTGTTTCTATAAGAACTGTagatttctaataataaagtgCCTTTTTTCATGCCTTCTGATGATGGAGTCTCTATATCACCTTTGTCTGTCCCCAGTACCCCTTTGGTGACAATTGGTGACCCTGACGTGACCCCATCCCCTctcacctggggctggcaggcgGGTGACACCCCTTTGGTGACAATTGGTGACCCCGAAGTGATCCCATCTCCTCTCACCTGGGGCGGGTGGGTGATACCCCTTTGGTGACAATTGGTGACCCCGATGTGATTGCATCCCCTctcacctggggctggcaggtgcTATCCCTTTGGTGACAATTGGTGACAATTGGTGACCCCGATGTGATCGCATCGCCTCTCACCTGGGGCGGGCGGCGTGTGCAGGTAGATGTCCTCGCTGTAGTCCCCAAAGCCCGCCTTGTTGTAGCCCTTCACCCTGAGCACGTAGACACTGTCGGTGTCCAGGTACTCGACGAGGGCGCAGGTGCCCCTGACCTCCTCCCGCCGCTGCCACAGCTTCAGCCCCTTGGCCTTGGCGTCGGTCTTGCGGAACTCCACGGTGTAGTGCCAGGCGGGCGGCGAGTgctgcggcagccgccagcACAGGAAGATCTGGTCGTAGGTGTAGGTGCGCTGCGTGTCGATGACGGGGGCCTCGGGCGCTGCGGGGAGAGGCAGCAGCGGGCGTCAGGCAGCATCCCCCACCCCACGGGCAGGGAGGCGGCCGGACGCAGGGAGGGGGCATTCCGGGATtccggacggacggacggacggacgcaCAACCAGCGGAGTCTAGAGGGGTCTGACTGCGGAGGACCGTGTGTCGGCACCGGAGGAGAGCGAGAGTCAGGGagacagaggagctgctgctgtggggctccAGGGACCAGACAGGCTGAGTGCAAgtcaggagggaggagagagagagaaagagagagagagagagagaatggaggcagcaggagaggaggaggaggaggaggaggaggagatgggaatggAGGGTGGTAGAAGGTACTGGCAGGAACAGAGGCGGGGTGGGGAGGAGAGATGAAGGGTGGCAGGTGGGAGAGGGCTAAggaaaggatgggaatggggcaaggaagagaaaggaaactgGATGGTGAGGAAGGTAGAAATAGGGCAAGGAgagggatggagatgggagaggaagaggacAGAAATGGGGTGAGAGTAAGATGGAAATACAGAGAGAAGGAGAATGGACATGGGGCAACAATGGGGCAAGGAcaaggtgggaatgggatgcagaaaggaaaagaaatggggTCAGCAGGATGGAATTGGGGTGAGGAGGCAGATGGGAATGGGGTGAGGGGGGAAAGAAATGGGATGAGGAGAGGGGTGGAAATAGAGCGAGGAAGAGGATGGAAATGGgttgaaagggggagagaacGTCTCTCTTGTTGTCTGCAGGGTGCAGACGGGAAAATAAACAGGGGAGGAATGTGGACATAAATGGAGTGAAGGGGGGACAAATATGGGGCAAGGAAGGGAATGGAAATGGGACAAGAGGGGGAAGAAAGATGAACAAGGAGAGGGGTGGAAATGGGGCAAGGAGAGAATGAAAATGGCATGAGGAAGAGGATGGAAATGGGGTGAGACTGGGATGGAAATGGGGTGAGACTGGGATGGAAATTGAGAGTGGGGGAATGGAAACGGGATGAGAAGAAAGTGGGAAAAGGGCAAGGATGGGGTTGAAATGGGGCAAGGGAGAGCAGAAATGGAATGAGGAGGGGGCAGAAAATTGGATGACGAATGGGACAGAAGTGAGGTGAGGATGTGGACAGAAGTGGGGTGAGAGCTGAACAGAAATGGGGCgaggaagaaaatggaaacagGGCAAGAGGGGATGGAAATGAGGTGAGACAGGGCAGAAATGGAGCAAGGAAGGGGATGGAAACAGAGCAAGGAGTGGGACAGAAATGGGGCGCGAGGGGGATGGAAATGGGGTGAGAGGGGGCAGAAATGGGGCAAGAAAGGGATGGAAATGGAGCAAGGAGTGGGACAGAAATGGGGCGCGAGGGGGACGGAAATGGGGTGAGGATGGGGATAGAAATGTGGCGAGAGGGGGcgggagggcaggaggagcggCGGCAGATGGAGGAGGCAGAGCCAACCGGCTGCCAGCGCCGGCGGGCAGGACGGGGACGGAGGATGGTGGCGGAGCGGGGCCAGGGACGGGAgcgggatggagggatggagggatgggaagaGAGAGCGGGGCGGCTCTGGGGCAGGGGTGTGACTTGCCTCAGTTACTTCGGTGACGCCTCGGCAGCGGCCGCAGCCTATAAACAAAGAGAGGTAGAAGCAGGTCTGAAACGTGTCGCCAGCGGGTCTGGCAGGGCCACGCGGCTCCTGCCCTGCGGGAAGCGCCTGCCCGGCAGCGGGGGCAGCTCCGTACTCACCCCgcggcactgctgctgccctcacCTGGCACCatggccctgcctgcctgcccctggcCCGGacgccctggcacagggcagggcaggggtatctctgggggctgctggggcgGGGGCTGTCCCTGACGGGGAGGGGGCACCGGCAGATCCgcgagcagccctgggcagccgtggctgagctgcagctccgaGGCGGGCAGGGACCCGCTCTGCCCGCAGGGGCTGTGCCTCGGCACGGGGCACAGCCGGTGCCCGGGTCCCGGTGCCTTTACCTCGGATGAAGGCCAGGTCAGTGAGCAGCTTCAGCTCCCTGCTGACATCCAGCTGGAAGTGGCTGAAGGAGGCGTTGGCTGCAGGACGGAAGCTCTGCAGCGAATCGGTGGCCCTGAGgatcctgcagcacaggagagcagggatgtCAGGGTGGC encodes the following:
- the TRIM46 gene encoding tripartite motif-containing protein 46 isoform X2, with amino-acid sequence MKNMERELVCPVCKEMYKQPLALPCTHNVCHVCASEVLLQHGHLYCDPTSEPTSPAATPSTRSPRLGRRAVPKPDRLDRLLKSGFGTYPGRKRGAVHPQTVSFPCPACQRDVDLGERGLGSLFRNLTLERVVERYRQTINISAAIMCQFCKPPQLEATKGCTECKSSFCNECFKLYHPWGTQKAQHEPTPPTLTFRPKGLMCPEHKEEVTHYCKTCQRLVCQLCRVRRTHTSHKITPVLSAYQALREKLTKSLAYILSSQDTVQTQIAELEETVKHTEVNGSQAKEEVSQLIQGLCAMLEEKRATLLQAIEECQQERLASLHGQIREHQAMLENSGMVGYAQEVLKETDHPCFVQAAKQLHNRILRATDSLQSFRPAANASFSHFQLDVSRELKLLTDLAFIRAPEAPVIDTQRTYTYDQIFLCWRLPQHSPPAWHYTVEFRKTDAKAKGLKLWQRREEVRGTCALVEYLDTDSVYVLRVKGYNKAGFGDYSEDIYLHTPPAPVLNFFLDNRWGFNRDRLAISKDQRAVRSVPGIPMLFAAERLMTSCHLSIDLVIGDVAITQGKSYWACCVDPSSYLVKVGVGLESKLQEWFQVPQDVVSPRYDPDSGHDSGAEDTTVEAPPPYAFLTIGMGKILLSHGSALTSRDPNGCTVPLPPRIGICLDYEQGKVSFYDAVSFRELWECGVDCSGPVCPAFCFIGGGALHLQELVANKQERKVTIGNFAKLD